The Amaranthus tricolor cultivar Red isolate AtriRed21 chromosome 2, ASM2621246v1, whole genome shotgun sequence genome contains the following window.
atatctcattgttgaactattttatgtaCTTCATATTAACTCAAATATTAATACCATAGATGTGATCAATTACAATGACGAGTCTTTACAAATTTTGCTACGACCAATCTTGTGGGAGTTGTGAAAGAAGTACTGATAATTCTGAATAGGACGTGTGAGCTATTACGAGTCTTAAGTGTTTGATTTGATATGTTGTACTTTTGTGAAATATTTCCAATGGACTTATTGATACCCTAGGAGAGTGAGATGTAAGGATCATGGGCTATTTGAATTGATTGAAATTCTGCATGGACATTTGAGGTGTAAGGATCCTTACCTCATGCATTTCTTCCCCTTCCTCCCATGAAACCCACCCTAAAAAACATTATCTCTTTAAAATCTTAAAGATTGTACCAATTTGAACTACTAATTCTACTCCAAACACAGTTGTGCAACTTTATCATAATATTTGAGATGTTTGTTGCAGTGCACAAATTTGTTGCTGAAGGAGGTACTTGTTGCAGATAGGCAGCACCAACCTGTAACAGTGGTGTGCATGAATTTCATCGCTCGTTCTGAAGATGATTCCAAGCTGTTTTATTTCTTTGCTAAACTTCAAGATGGTCCGTATCCTAATTATCATGATGTCAAGGAGATGTGCTTCGAGGAAGATTTTAAGGAGCCTCAACCTAGTGACTTTCAAGTCAAAGAGTTATGTTCGTTGGAAACACATGATTCCGGTAAGTCTCTTTATGTAGTTACAATGTTGCTCTGATTCTTCATTCTGACTCATGTACCCAGTCGTATTGTTGATGATCGGACATTGGTAGACACTTAGGACACTTCATTTTTAGGTGTGAAATTGAATATTATAGACATGTTCGATACTTCGAAACATACCAGTATcggagtccgagtaacatagtgTAGAAACGTATACATGAGTTTTCAGTGAAGTATTTCCTGACATTAGGATTGAATAGGATATATTGAAGAAATGAAATCAGTCACATGAACAttcatttattaaattaataccaTGGAATGTTTCGTGTCAAATTGCTCATGCATTATTGTGGTTAATATATAAAGTACTTATTACATCAAGTATACCTTGTCATCAATTCAGATAAGGACATGTTACCATCATCGAGTTTGATGCTATATTATGTAGTATTATCAACAAAACTCTTTGTTTTATTCTTCAGAATAGTAAGAGAAATTAATTCAGATTTGAAATTATGTAcgctctaatttttttaaaaacaaatcaaaaagtaattTGGGAAAACAGGAttattgattttgtaaaatggtACTCCCTCTTCAAAACCTCATTTACCATTTTGGATTGTTCAAGAATATAAGCAACTATGCATTGCGGAAGTTTATcggtattatttaaaaaattaaaaacatggAGGTTGTTGCTCATTTCTTTTCATCTAGCAAAGGATATTCTAGTTGAAAATACTTCTATTAGGTTTTTATTTGCCtttcatcttcaatttttttccTCTTAAAAGACTAATACAAATATTAGGGTACTATACTTCAATGTATTTTGGAACTTAATCAGTATTTATGGTTGTTCATTGCTTATCTTATCTCATATGGCAAAGGATATTCTTGTTGAAAATATTAGGTTTTTATTTGCCTATCATACTTTTTGATTTAGTGACTTACTGTCGCTATTATTATGTGAGAATTGAGGACTTGTGTTGTTGATTTTGTTCTCTTACCCTCTTACATATATCATTTGaaagatagaaaaaaaatataaataccctttaaagttgttattttattttaatttatatttttttataaaaacaaaacttgttATTGCAAGTCATTTGGTTACCGGATTTACTTTACGAAAATACCctttaaagttgagattattcatggttaatcaataggtgagattattgtaggaaaatcatgaatagattggattattatagataatttttccaaaaatttatGTCAAAAAGGGTATGACTTTGGACTAATGAAAAGAAAACTGAATGTTTTTTGGTTTGACTTGGTTTTGATAGAAACCAAACCGTAATCCAAACTTTCATCCCTACGATTTCAAGCATTTTctcaagttggagctacttaatgctcgaaagttccaaaaacgcttaaaaccccttaaaattgcaacttagtacgtaatttcaagcatatgactatgattttgaattctaaccatgtcaacacaataatatataccaaatagcgttgtgtgtcaagtttcgtgcaaaacaaatcaagtttgagctactttatgcgcaaaagtgccaaaaacgcttaaaaacccttaaaatcgcaacttagcacgtaatttcaagcatatgactaggattttcaattctaaccatttcaacacaataatatataccaaatggtgttgtgtgccctgtttcatacaaaacaaaccaagtttgagcttctttatgcgcgaaagtgccaaaaacaaataCGTCAAGATCATCAAACATCAAGTGAATAACAAaatgcagctaagtcctcgatagcaCAAATAATTGGTAGCtacggcctggatcggaacctgaaacTAATTCCTGCAAAATCCTATCATCCATAAaattgtggtgggagtcgtcaccccgcCAATGTTTATGCTCGAGCTGTAGCTAACTCCCTGTCTAACACCGCATTtatacgtgccggctaacatgggcgccgggattttacatgtcggtccatgattcgacattaccttactatcatgGTCATTCAACCAATAATCAGATAATTTCACATAAGTTCATCACATTTTCGTTATTACATGCTAACTTTAACTTTATTCAACTTAGGTgagaatttcttttatttaatatagttACTACCATAGACTTAAATTTTACCTCTAGGCCCTTGTGATTCATATATTAATCTTTactcattatattttatttatcactttatatttaatagtttcctcatttattaccaaaaattttacttattattttgttaatagtCTTCTCTTTAATATTTTCCATTAGTagcttataaaatttatttttcttgaaataaaCTCCTAAAATCGATATTACCTAACTTAGAATCAATACAACTTATTCTTTTcggataattaattattttatttataactccaAGTTAAATGGTAATCTTAGGATAAGTTTTCCAAATCCAACAATTTCACAAAAGTCAACGTTTCAAGTTTTAGACAAACAAGTAACTTTATTAAGTTTacaaaaaagattaatattttaGCAAATAATCATAAAACTTGGAACTTCTCAATAATTAATATCTCTAGTTATAAAAACAGAGTGACACTTacaaatttttcacaaaaatcCATATTTCACGTGaactttgtaatttttatgaaaattcaatatttttagttgtaaaGCAAGTAAAACTTTATTACTTCACaaaaatcattattttaattaaactttataattttcaagAAAATCAATGTTTTAGATATAAAGCGGataaaaactttatttttttgacattttcataaaaatcaatatttcactcATAATTTAAGAGACAAATTTCTTATAATACTTTCACATTTTGTACCTAAATTTTCGCTCAAatagtaaactaaaaaaaattattttgtacgactaatttatttaatatcataaaagttatgtttattataatttctcaTATATTCAAAGAAACACTTTAAATGCTTATAAAAAGTTATacacaaatatattttaaacttattaTGGATACTTAGTAACTTATAGTATTTAATTAAAACGctttttttctattatatataaactaatttggTCGAATGGCTTAGGTTACTTTTGGAGTATTAATTTTCCACTtataaacaacttaatttattttattgtagtatatcctaaatttaaataattaacataatcattaaaaaaaattaaaacttttacaCAATAACTTGAAAATTTGATATAACATTAAGGATAtcataaatatcaaataaaattctaataaCAACTTTTTTAATATAATCCTAGTTAATATAACATGTTCATAAAAAACTACTCAcaacttattaaaattatttaaaactaacataaacatattaaaaataaattctagtataaacatacttaattataataacaatccTAATATAGCACATAACCCATAAACATACTAACACAaatttatacataagtaaaacttaattttagtTCTAGCATAATAATCCACCCAACTTTGTAACATGTTGAAAATTTATTAAACAACATACTAacaatatttttagtataacaCTAGATAGATACCCGTGCCATGCACggagattaaaaaaatttgagttaattttatacttgtattataatttttttaaaggttattagttagtattttaaatattatatatatatatatatatatatatatatatatatatatatatatatatatatatatatatatatatatatatatatatattattgaatatttaattttttgttcaataaaattaggaaaataataaatggtaatacaaaatttatcattaataacTTAAGTTCGttacaataattaaataattacaactaaatcaaaatttttaccATAAAAATGGCTTCATAACTTCAATATAGATCACCTTGTAACTATATTGTATGAAACACcctgcaatatatatatatatatatatatatatatatatatatatatatatatatatatatatatatatatatatatatatatatatatatatacatatatatatatatatatacatatatatatatatatatatatatatatatatatatatacatatatatatatatatatatatatatatatatatatatatatatatatatatatatatatatatatatatgtatatatatatatatatatatatgtatatatatatatatatatatgtatatatatatatatatatatatatatatatatatatatatatatatatatatatatatatatatatatatataatatatattgattagttatattaataata
Protein-coding sequences here:
- the LOC130805318 gene encoding uncharacterized protein LOC130805318 isoform X5, with the translated sequence MPIYDPFHFPVRAVTISRKPSSPRPSLILSITLTLSSSNLFIFKFFSEKKALLMATMDPDGGDVVHASRPQKKLKSIPCLDYPGDHYLDRDQLYCTNLLLKEVLVADRQHQPVTVVCMNFIARSEDDSKLFYFFAKLQDGPYPNYHDVKEMCFEEDFKEPQPSDFQVKELCSLETHDSGKSLYVVTMLL